In the Candidatus Omnitrophota bacterium genome, one interval contains:
- a CDS encoding glycosyltransferase family 4 protein has translation MATEAFYPDGIGGAHTYVYNLSKYLIRQGHRVYVITIKNGESALADEDIEGIKVLRYKTPISGLFLFVRRPICSIINSRRLFCSIAKEVKFDVINFHLALPAFGLSTCSFSKGIPKIYTFHSSMAGDVAVQVKKKKYFPSFLNSLVFAVIRSIEKADLKWCDKVIVLSGFSKRCLTEIYKQDPGKITIIPGGVDVNKFIPVIDKMLLRKELSIPADKTVLLTARRLVARMGLENLIYAMRHVIEKEKNVILLILGEGFLREKLELIITQNGLKDYVILLGPVDTGKMSSYYQACDAFVLPTEQDEWFGLVTIEALSCGIPVLGTPVGGTSEILGSIDKALLFSGTGARDMAKGILDFLGNKDRFTGKSREFRKFAEDNYSWEIVSRKTEDIYLSILGK, from the coding sequence ATGGCGACAGAGGCTTTTTATCCGGATGGGATCGGCGGGGCGCATACTTACGTCTATAATTTATCTAAATATTTGATACGGCAAGGTCACCGCGTTTATGTCATAACCATAAAGAACGGTGAAAGCGCATTAGCAGATGAGGACATCGAGGGAATCAAAGTTTTAAGATATAAGACTCCGATTAGCGGGCTCTTCCTGTTCGTTAGGCGTCCGATATGTAGCATTATAAATTCCCGACGACTGTTTTGTTCTATAGCAAAAGAAGTAAAATTTGACGTCATTAATTTTCATTTAGCATTACCAGCTTTTGGTTTAAGCACTTGCTCATTTAGCAAGGGGATTCCGAAGATTTACACTTTTCATTCATCAATGGCCGGAGATGTAGCGGTCCAGGTAAAAAAGAAGAAATATTTTCCGTCATTCCTGAACAGCCTTGTTTTCGCGGTGATCAGATCTATTGAAAAGGCGGACTTAAAATGGTGCGATAAAGTAATAGTTTTAAGCGGTTTCAGCAAGCGGTGCCTGACGGAGATCTATAAACAGGATCCCGGCAAGATAACGATTATCCCAGGAGGGGTAGATGTAAACAAGTTCATTCCCGTTATCGACAAAATGCTGCTGAGAAAAGAGCTCTCCATTCCCGCGGACAAGACGGTCCTTTTGACTGCAAGGCGCTTGGTTGCCCGGATGGGGCTCGAGAACCTGATCTATGCCATGAGGCATGTGATTGAAAAAGAAAAGAATGTGATCTTACTGATTTTAGGCGAAGGGTTTTTAAGGGAAAAGCTGGAACTGATCATAACGCAGAATGGCCTGAAAGATTACGTTATTCTTTTGGGACCGGTCGATACCGGTAAAATGAGCTCTTACTATCAGGCTTGTGATGCTTTTGTTTTGCCCACCGAGCAGGATGAATGGTTCGGGCTGGTTACTATAGAAGCGCTATCCTGCGGTATTCCGGTTCTCGGAACACCCGTGGGCGGGACTTCGGAAATATTGGGAAGCATCGATAAGGCGTTGTTATTTTCCGGGACAGGTGCTCGGGATATGGCCAAGGGTATATTGGATTTCCTCGGGAATAAGGATCGCTTTACTGGGAAGAGCCGCGAGTTCAGAAAATTCGCGGAAGATAATTACTCATGGGAGATTGTATCCCGGAAAACCGAGGATATTTATTTAAGCATCCTCGGAAAATAA